In Zobellia roscoffensis, the following are encoded in one genomic region:
- a CDS encoding glyoxalase, whose product MSDRSHNLLSIRPEIPSAKISDNMSENERFQNLTFRPILKLQNFMFIAVFKNYIAKHKNSFYELSLEKRFEFIENAIQKDIKFRNSLKGIVIGHFTVEEYEIYIKNSSALNKRMMNMVIDRLKDQVQLFEEPVLL is encoded by the coding sequence ATGAGTGATCGATCCCACAATCTCTTAAGTATTCGTCCTGAAATTCCATCTGCAAAAATCTCTGATAACATGAGCGAAAATGAAAGGTTTCAAAACCTAACCTTTCGCCCTATTCTAAAGCTTCAGAATTTCATGTTCATTGCCGTTTTTAAAAATTATATAGCCAAACACAAAAACAGTTTTTACGAGCTTTCACTAGAAAAACGTTTTGAGTTTATAGAGAATGCCATACAAAAGGACATTAAGTTCCGTAATTCCTTAAAAGGTATTGTAATTGGCCATTTTACCGTAGAAGAATACGAAATCTACATTAAAAACTCTTCTGCACTGAACAAGCGCATGATGAACATGGTTATAGACCGCTTAAAGGACCAAGTCCAGCTTTTTGAAGAACCTGTATTACTCTAA
- a CDS encoding DUF2461 domain-containing protein, whose product MLDPIITKETLNFLIQLKKNNNREWFTENKPKFKRHEQSVKAFFEGVATKLNTHDEIEKTKMFRIYRDVRFSKDKTPYKAHLAGSFSRAGAQRRGGYYLHIKPGESFLATGFWNPNKEDLLRIRKELEQDSSEMREIISQEHFKEAWGELQGDELKTAPKGFDKAHKDIDLIKKKQFIFTRKFTDKQVLSANFADEINETFIAIRPFFDYMSDVLTTNLNGESLLE is encoded by the coding sequence ATGTTAGATCCCATAATTACGAAAGAAACACTCAATTTTTTAATTCAGCTTAAAAAGAATAACAACAGAGAATGGTTTACAGAGAACAAACCAAAGTTTAAACGTCACGAACAGAGCGTTAAAGCATTTTTTGAAGGCGTAGCCACTAAACTTAACACTCATGATGAAATTGAAAAAACTAAAATGTTCCGGATTTATAGGGATGTTCGTTTTTCTAAGGATAAAACACCTTACAAAGCACATCTAGCAGGTTCTTTTTCCCGTGCAGGTGCCCAAAGGCGTGGCGGTTATTATTTGCATATAAAACCGGGAGAGTCCTTCTTGGCAACGGGTTTTTGGAATCCGAACAAAGAAGATTTGCTCCGGATTCGGAAAGAATTGGAACAAGATTCTTCAGAAATGCGGGAAATTATCTCGCAAGAGCATTTTAAGGAAGCGTGGGGAGAACTACAAGGTGATGAGCTTAAAACTGCACCTAAAGGCTTTGATAAGGCTCACAAGGATATTGATTTAATTAAAAAGAAGCAATTTATTTTCACCCGAAAGTTTACGGACAAGCAGGTGCTGTCTGCAAATTTCGCTGACGAAATTAATGAGACATTTATAGCCATCAGACCTTTTTTTGATTATATGAGTGATGTGCTAACGACAAATTTAAACGGAGAATCGCTTTTAGAGTAA
- the epsC gene encoding serine O-acetyltransferase EpsC, with translation MDHTSIIDKINRHKKQPNLRYRLKEKVEEFTNLLFYTLFDIDTPVEKNLDKLEQLFDSVVDLACWDINKPCKKVWENYVEKLPSILQRLNLDAEATVNCDPASLSVEEVYMAYPGFYAIAIYRLAHELYSEGFPLVPRLMTEYAHRQTGVDINPGADIGNSFHIDHGTGVVIGETAIIKDHVKIYQGVTLGGLYVAKHLQSTKRHPTIENNVTIYANATILGGETVIGENSIIGGNAWLTASVPPNSTVFHTPEIKIKTLPHVS, from the coding sequence ATGGACCATACTTCAATCATTGACAAAATTAACAGGCATAAGAAACAGCCTAACTTAAGATACAGGCTTAAAGAAAAAGTTGAAGAGTTTACCAATTTACTTTTCTACACACTCTTTGATATTGACACGCCTGTGGAGAAAAATTTAGACAAACTAGAGCAACTTTTTGATAGTGTAGTTGATTTAGCTTGTTGGGACATCAATAAGCCTTGTAAAAAAGTCTGGGAGAATTACGTAGAAAAACTACCTAGCATATTACAACGTCTAAATCTAGATGCAGAGGCAACAGTAAACTGTGATCCTGCATCATTATCCGTAGAGGAAGTATATATGGCCTATCCTGGTTTTTATGCCATAGCCATTTATCGTTTGGCACATGAGCTTTATTCAGAAGGTTTTCCTTTAGTACCTAGATTAATGACGGAATATGCCCATAGGCAAACAGGTGTAGATATAAACCCAGGTGCTGATATTGGAAATTCATTTCATATTGATCATGGAACAGGGGTTGTTATTGGTGAGACCGCCATTATCAAAGACCATGTAAAAATATACCAAGGGGTTACTTTGGGCGGACTTTATGTGGCCAAACATTTGCAGAGCACCAAACGGCACCCTACTATTGAAAACAATGTTACTATATACGCAAACGCAACTATTCTAGGGGGTGAAACGGTAATTGGAGAAAATTCCATTATTGGGGGTAATGCTTGGTTAACAGCATCAGTTCCTCCAAATTCAACAGTTTTTCACACACCTGAAATTAAAATAAAAACACTTCCCCATGTCTCATAG
- the cysM gene encoding cysteine synthase CysM, whose product MSHSILDLIGNTPLVESKVLNKNPNVKLFFKMEGHNPGGSVKDRAAYNMIKNGLDRGDFDKSSKLIEATSGNTGIALAMIAGIYGLDIELVMPEKSTIERVQTMRAYGAKVTLTPAGVGIEGARDYAEDKVKNEGYVMMNQFSNDDNWKAHYQSTGPEIWRDTDQKITHFVSAMGTTGTIMGTSTYLKEQNKDIQIVGVQPTDDSSIPGIRKWPKEYLPQIFDAKKVDQTIEVSQAEAKEMAIRLAKEEGIFSGMSSGGAAAAALRLADTLESGTIVSIICDRGDRYLSSDLFD is encoded by the coding sequence ATGTCTCATAGTATTTTAGACCTAATTGGTAATACCCCTTTGGTTGAATCAAAAGTATTGAACAAAAACCCTAATGTTAAGCTCTTTTTTAAAATGGAAGGGCACAATCCTGGAGGTAGTGTCAAAGATCGTGCTGCCTATAACATGATTAAAAATGGTCTTGATAGAGGAGATTTTGATAAAAGCTCTAAACTCATTGAAGCTACAAGTGGAAACACAGGTATTGCATTAGCCATGATTGCCGGTATTTACGGTTTAGATATAGAATTGGTCATGCCAGAAAAAAGTACTATTGAACGTGTACAAACAATGCGAGCATATGGAGCAAAAGTTACCCTTACCCCTGCCGGTGTTGGAATTGAAGGTGCTAGGGATTATGCCGAAGATAAAGTAAAGAATGAGGGGTATGTAATGATGAACCAGTTTTCTAATGATGATAACTGGAAAGCGCATTACCAATCTACAGGGCCGGAAATCTGGAGAGATACCGATCAAAAAATAACCCACTTTGTTTCTGCTATGGGAACTACAGGGACCATCATGGGTACCTCTACCTATTTAAAAGAACAAAATAAAGATATTCAGATTGTTGGCGTTCAACCTACCGATGATTCTAGCATTCCTGGAATTAGAAAATGGCCCAAAGAGTATTTGCCTCAGATTTTTGATGCAAAAAAAGTAGATCAAACTATAGAGGTAAGTCAAGCTGAAGCTAAAGAAATGGCCATAAGATTGGCTAAAGAAGAAGGTATATTTTCGGGAATGAGTAGCGGCGGCGCAGCAGCAGCAGCTTTACGACTAGCAGATACACTAGAAAGTGGAACTATAGTTTCCATCATTTGCGACAGAGGAGACCGATACTTATCTTCTGATTTATTCGATTAA
- a CDS encoding alpha/beta hydrolase — MRRLKKWGLILAVLYVLITILAYTYQERLVFFPSTMPLNHTYDFCQDFEELNFTTNDGASLNAVHIKQDSAKGVIVYFHGNSGNISHLIHVANLFSTKGYESILVDYRTYGKSTGKLSEQALYNDAQLFYNYAKKLYSEDEILLYGRSFGTGIATWLASENNPNRLILESPFYSAVSLGKHRFPFLPIDWLSNFRFPSNEYITKVECPIFIFHGKEDVVIPYEFAEKLYAAIPGNNKQFFTIKEGGHNYLQDFKVFKEGMSKALD, encoded by the coding sequence ATGCGCAGATTGAAGAAATGGGGATTGATACTTGCTGTTTTGTATGTATTAATTACCATTCTAGCTTACACTTACCAAGAACGTTTGGTGTTTTTTCCCTCCACGATGCCCCTAAACCATACCTATGATTTTTGTCAAGATTTTGAGGAACTTAATTTTACTACTAACGATGGCGCTAGTTTAAATGCAGTTCATATCAAACAAGATAGTGCCAAGGGGGTTATTGTGTATTTTCATGGTAACTCCGGGAATATTTCACATTTGATACATGTAGCGAACCTTTTTTCAACAAAAGGTTACGAATCTATTCTTGTGGATTACAGGACCTACGGGAAAAGCACAGGAAAGCTTAGTGAGCAGGCGTTATATAATGATGCGCAACTTTTTTATAACTATGCTAAAAAACTATATAGCGAAGACGAAATTTTGCTTTATGGACGTTCTTTTGGCACTGGTATAGCTACTTGGCTGGCTTCAGAAAACAACCCTAACAGGTTGATTTTAGAATCACCCTTTTACAGTGCAGTATCATTAGGAAAGCATCGCTTTCCCTTTCTACCTATAGATTGGTTGTCCAATTTTAGATTTCCTTCTAATGAATACATCACAAAAGTAGAGTGCCCTATTTTCATTTTCCATGGAAAAGAAGATGTGGTCATACCATATGAATTCGCAGAGAAACTCTACGCGGCCATCCCCGGAAATAACAAACAATTCTTCACAATCAAAGAAGGCGGGCATAACTACCTCCAAGACTTTAAGGTTTTTAAAGAAGGGATGAGCAAAGCCTTAGACTAA
- the corA gene encoding magnesium/cobalt transporter CorA — protein sequence MARRKPLSKIIPKRKSKFHKKKGKAPGTITYMGKREGGASVVNILEYNESSFKEHTPGNIDEIAAHKDPPEISWVDVIGLSDEIFIDKVGKRFGLNPLVLEDVVDTNQRPKIDEYEGYIFGVFKMLYINEEQQIVYEHVAMVMMENCVLVFQELEDDVFKGVRNRITSKSGRIRTRGADYLFFALLDAIVDNYFEVLEHLNEKIERLEEVVYDHPTPEVAQQIQEVKKEVLKIRRWIFPVKELISRLIDSENELVTKDTKVFLRDALDHSLEINESIQIYREMSMSLMEMYMSNMSNKMNEVMKVLTIMASIFIPLTFVAGIYGMNFEHIPELQWEYGYYYFWGLMITLFIGMMIYFKRKHWL from the coding sequence ATGGCCCGAAGAAAACCTCTGAGTAAAATCATTCCCAAAAGAAAATCTAAGTTCCATAAAAAAAAGGGTAAGGCCCCAGGAACTATTACCTATATGGGGAAGAGGGAAGGAGGAGCATCCGTTGTAAATATATTAGAATATAATGAGAGTAGTTTTAAAGAACATACTCCAGGCAATATTGATGAGATTGCTGCCCACAAAGACCCACCGGAAATATCTTGGGTAGATGTCATTGGTTTAAGCGATGAAATATTTATTGATAAAGTAGGTAAACGATTTGGTCTAAACCCTTTAGTACTTGAGGATGTTGTTGACACCAATCAACGTCCAAAAATAGATGAGTATGAAGGGTATATATTTGGGGTTTTTAAAATGCTTTATATCAATGAAGAACAGCAAATTGTGTATGAGCATGTAGCCATGGTCATGATGGAAAATTGTGTTCTTGTTTTTCAAGAGTTGGAAGATGATGTATTTAAGGGAGTACGAAATCGCATTACTTCAAAGTCAGGTAGAATACGTACCAGAGGTGCCGATTATCTGTTCTTTGCTTTGTTGGATGCTATTGTAGATAATTATTTTGAAGTCTTGGAGCACCTGAATGAGAAGATTGAACGTTTAGAAGAAGTTGTTTATGACCATCCCACACCTGAGGTTGCCCAGCAAATTCAGGAAGTAAAAAAAGAGGTACTCAAGATTAGAAGGTGGATTTTCCCTGTTAAAGAATTGATCAGTAGGTTAATAGATTCAGAGAATGAATTGGTGACTAAGGATACTAAAGTGTTTTTGCGCGATGCACTGGACCATTCTCTTGAAATTAATGAAAGCATTCAGATTTACCGTGAGATGTCCATGAGTCTTATGGAAATGTACATGAGCAATATGAGTAATAAAATGAACGAAGTCATGAAAGTGCTTACGATTATGGCTTCTATATTCATTCCGCTTACCTTTGTTGCCGGTATTTATGGGATGAATTTTGAACACATACCAGAATTGCAATGGGAGTATGGTTACTATTATTTTTGGGGACTTATGATTACGCTTTTTATAGGTATGATGATTTATTTCAAGAGAAAACATTGGCTTTGA
- a CDS encoding tRNA pseudouridine synthase A — MLTKTLKFVLIDRKFKILGAGRTDAKVSALAMVAELFIEDEPLDDLDGFLQLFNKNLPPDIRALTVSETSSSFNIIQDAKIKEYVYLFSYGEKNHPFCAPFLANILDTLNVEKMTIGAKLFEGEHDFKTYTARLQESTKTKRTILSCQLKKNKLLKANFFPEKSYALHVKGKGFMRYQIRMIMGALIQLGKGDLTLVDIEDSLKPESTVQLTYVAPGSGLLLNQLDFDSQEI, encoded by the coding sequence ATGCTAACAAAAACATTGAAATTTGTATTGATAGACCGGAAATTTAAAATTTTAGGAGCAGGAAGGACTGATGCAAAAGTTTCGGCTCTTGCTATGGTTGCAGAACTTTTTATAGAGGACGAACCTCTTGATGACCTAGACGGTTTTCTACAATTATTCAATAAAAACCTCCCTCCGGATATTAGGGCTTTAACCGTATCCGAAACTAGTAGTTCATTCAATATTATTCAAGACGCTAAAATTAAAGAGTATGTATATTTGTTTTCTTACGGAGAAAAGAACCACCCGTTTTGTGCACCTTTTTTAGCTAATATTTTAGACACGCTGAATGTTGAAAAGATGACAATAGGAGCGAAGCTTTTTGAAGGAGAGCATGATTTTAAAACGTACACGGCTCGTTTGCAGGAAAGCACCAAAACCAAACGGACCATACTTTCTTGCCAACTAAAGAAAAACAAACTTTTAAAAGCAAATTTCTTCCCTGAAAAAAGTTATGCATTACATGTTAAAGGAAAGGGGTTTATGCGGTATCAAATTCGTATGATTATGGGAGCATTGATTCAATTGGGGAAGGGAGATTTAACCTTGGTCGATATTGAAGACTCTCTAAAACCAGAAAGCACCGTTCAACTTACCTATGTGGCCCCGGGTTCTGGACTGTTGTTAAACCAATTAGATTTTGATTCCCAAGAAATATAA
- a CDS encoding T9SS type A sorting domain-containing protein yields MERKLLFNLNANNRSLLYWSALLLTLVMFFISPTILANDTTEASEGGEISGGPFMFCVGDKYPDHVSGVEVSGNNGENSQWVVTDEAGNILGLPPKPEAVNFDGAGAGTCLIWHLSYTDGLEGLADGMNVSGLEGEFSFSNSVTVYRNQPDGGTLTGGPFEFYVDGTPDMVSGIAVTGKRSGKNSTFVITDEEGKILGIPPSMAAVEGVDFDGAGAGTCLIWHLRYEDGLQGAEMGLNANDLVGCYDLSNPIEVVRKEKMVVNAGELSGGPFYFCVDGTEDMVSGISMGGDAMGSNSSFVITDDAGKILGLPPTMDAVEGVNFDGAGAGTCLIWYLRYEDGLEGAEMGMNAHDLKGNFDLSNSIMVVRTETDAGTLTGGPFEFYVDGTPDMVSGIAVTGKRSGKNSTFVITDEAGKILGIPPSMAAVEGVDFDGAGAGTCLIWHLRYEDGLEGAEMGLNANDLVGCYDLSNPIEVVRKEKMVVNAGELSGGPFYFCVDGTEDMVSGISMGGDAMGSNSSFVITDDTGKILGLPPTMEALEGVNFDGAGAGTCLIWYLRYEDGLEGAEMGMNAHDLKGNFDLSNSIMVVRTETDAGTLTGGPFEFYVDGTPDMVSGITVTGKRSGKNSTFVITDEAGKILGIPPSMAAVEGVDFDGAGAGTCLIWHLRYEDGLQGAEMGLNANDLVGCYDLSNPIEVVRKEVPVTEMTSKAYPIPATDVLTVSLPEFTAPNVAVSLFDVAGNPVKSEMSSVEDKQIALNVQSVPGGLYLLRISQPNGKTITKKIVIK; encoded by the coding sequence ATGGAAAGAAAACTACTTTTTAATTTGAATGCGAACAACAGATCACTTTTGTATTGGTCTGCACTCTTGCTGACTTTAGTGATGTTTTTCATCTCACCAACAATTTTAGCAAATGATACTACTGAAGCATCCGAAGGAGGAGAAATTAGCGGAGGTCCTTTTATGTTTTGCGTTGGAGATAAATATCCAGACCACGTTTCCGGGGTAGAAGTCTCTGGAAATAACGGAGAAAACTCACAATGGGTCGTGACTGATGAGGCGGGTAACATATTAGGATTGCCACCAAAACCGGAAGCTGTTAATTTTGACGGTGCGGGAGCAGGAACATGCTTGATATGGCATTTAAGCTATACCGATGGCTTGGAAGGCTTGGCAGATGGCATGAATGTTTCTGGGTTGGAAGGTGAATTCAGTTTTTCCAATTCTGTTACCGTGTATCGGAACCAGCCAGACGGAGGTACATTAACAGGTGGCCCATTCGAATTTTATGTAGATGGCACTCCGGATATGGTCAGCGGAATCGCCGTTACGGGAAAACGTTCAGGCAAGAACAGCACCTTTGTCATTACCGATGAGGAAGGGAAGATATTGGGAATCCCACCATCCATGGCCGCAGTTGAAGGTGTAGACTTTGATGGAGCGGGAGCGGGCACTTGCCTAATCTGGCATTTACGTTATGAGGACGGACTTCAAGGTGCTGAGATGGGCCTTAATGCCAATGACCTTGTAGGGTGTTATGACCTGTCCAATCCAATAGAAGTGGTGCGAAAGGAGAAAATGGTGGTCAATGCCGGGGAGCTTTCCGGTGGTCCTTTTTATTTCTGTGTGGACGGAACTGAGGATATGGTCTCTGGAATCAGCATGGGCGGTGACGCCATGGGAAGCAACAGTTCCTTTGTTATTACGGATGATGCCGGAAAGATACTGGGGCTTCCACCAACCATGGATGCCGTTGAAGGCGTAAACTTCGATGGAGCGGGAGCAGGTACTTGTTTGATCTGGTATTTGAGATATGAAGATGGACTGGAAGGCGCGGAAATGGGAATGAACGCCCACGACTTAAAAGGGAACTTCGATTTATCGAATTCAATTATGGTCGTCCGCACGGAAACCGATGCTGGTACATTAACAGGTGGCCCATTCGAATTTTATGTAGATGGCACCCCCGATATGGTCAGTGGAATTGCCGTTACGGGAAAGCGTTCCGGTAAGAACAGCACATTTGTCATTACCGATGAAGCAGGGAAGATATTGGGAATCCCACCATCCATGGCCGCAGTTGAAGGTGTAGACTTTGATGGAGCTGGAGCGGGCACTTGCCTAATCTGGCATTTACGTTACGAGGACGGACTGGAAGGTGCTGAGATGGGGCTGAACGCCAATGACCTTGTAGGGTGTTATGACCTGTCCAATCCAATAGAAGTGGTGCGAAAGGAGAAAATGGTGGTCAATGCCGGGGAGCTTTCCGGTGGTCCTTTTTATTTCTGTGTGGACGGAACTGAGGATATGGTCTCTGGAATCAGCATGGGCGGTGACGCCATGGGAAGCAACAGTTCCTTTGTTATTACGGATGATACAGGGAAGATATTAGGGCTTCCGCCAACTATGGAAGCTTTGGAAGGTGTAAACTTTGATGGAGCGGGAGCAGGAACATGTTTGATCTGGTATTTGAGATATGAGGATGGACTGGAAGGCGCGGAAATGGGAATGAACGCCCACGACTTAAAAGGGAACTTCGATCTATCCAATTCAATTATGGTCGTCCGCACGGAAACCGATGCGGGTACATTAACAGGTGGCCCATTCGAGTTTTATGTAGACGGTACTCCGGATATGGTGAGCGGAATTACCGTTACGGGAAAGCGTTCCGGTAAGAACAGCACATTTGTCATTACCGATGAAGCAGGGAAGATATTGGGAATCCCACCATCCATGGCTGCAGTTGAAGGTGTGGACTTTGATGGAGCGGGAGCGGGCACTTGTCTGATCTGGCATTTACGTTATGAGGACGGACTGCAAGGCGCCGAGATGGGTCTTAATGCCAATGACCTTGTAGGGTGTTATGACTTGTCCAACCCTATAGAAGTGGTACGAAAGGAGGTTCCGGTTACAGAAATGACTTCAAAAGCTTACCCAATACCAGCTACCGATGTTTTAACTGTTTCCTTACCCGAATTTACTGCACCAAACGTTGCAGTTTCATTATTTGACGTTGCAGGCAATCCTGTAAAAAGCGAAATGAGTTCGGTAGAGGATAAACAAATTGCTCTCAATGTGCAATCGGTGCCGGGAGGTTTATATCTTCTGCGAATTAGCCAGCCAAATGGTAAAACAATTACAAAAAAGATTGTAATAAAATAA
- a CDS encoding response regulator transcription factor — MKEILIIEDDPEIIKLLEIHLTDLIYKTSKAMDGAEGLLMALNNDYDLILLDLTLPSMDGVEICKKLRVEKNTPVIMLTAKSEEIDRVLGLEIGADDYITKPFSIRELLARIKAVMRRTDAQQTKAENTATIECEGLFIDIDKRKVLLNDSKVELSPKEFELLVLMASNPGRNYSRTELLNMIWGYNFEGYEHTVNSHINRLRAKIESDMANPTFILTTWGVGYKFNEDISL, encoded by the coding sequence ATGAAAGAAATATTAATTATAGAAGATGATCCAGAAATCATCAAACTGTTAGAAATCCACCTTACTGATCTCATTTATAAAACTTCAAAAGCCATGGATGGTGCTGAAGGCTTATTAATGGCGTTGAATAATGATTATGACCTTATACTATTAGATCTAACCTTACCAAGTATGGATGGGGTTGAAATTTGCAAAAAACTAAGAGTCGAAAAGAATACACCGGTAATTATGCTTACCGCAAAATCGGAAGAGATAGATCGCGTTTTAGGACTAGAAATTGGTGCGGATGACTATATCACAAAACCCTTTAGTATACGTGAGTTATTGGCTCGTATTAAAGCAGTTATGAGACGTACGGACGCACAGCAAACTAAAGCGGAAAACACGGCAACTATTGAATGTGAAGGTCTATTTATAGACATCGACAAACGGAAAGTGCTTTTAAATGATTCTAAAGTTGAACTGTCTCCAAAGGAATTTGAACTTCTGGTTTTAATGGCTTCCAATCCAGGAAGAAACTACTCAAGAACCGAACTCTTGAACATGATTTGGGGTTATAATTTTGAGGGTTATGAACATACGGTCAATTCTCATATTAATCGTCTACGAGCTAAAATTGAATCTGACATGGCAAATCCTACCTTTATTCTTACGACTTGGGGTGTGGGTTACAAGTTTAACGAAGACATTTCATTATGA
- a CDS encoding sensor histidine kinase, with protein MSQKEKTLTPKLIKKLWLAFILLVLLMGASFIFITGYFANKYSQETTQRLNADVAHHVIAEKFKDASPFLEDGSVNKPLFGDLMHDMMAVNQSIEVYLLNETGEVLYSVVLDHGDKSSIKSVSLTPIEFFIKNKGERFVLGDDPRNIGEQKIFSAAPYSVDGRNGFVYIVLAGEKFQEVSDNLLSQYFTKLGIGATLLTMLFSLIIGLIAIWFLTKNLRLITKTVRKFHDGDLQARIVNPEKSDIEVFANSFNEMADSIVGNMDKMQSIDLLRRELIANVSHDLRTPLAILKGYIETLQIKNDSLSEIQKQEYLQITHDNVDKLSNLINQLFEYSKLEAEQVTPVKEPFSITELSHDLIAKFRVLAEQKQINLQLDNPEENCMVFADVSLVERALQNLIENALKYTQANGKVTLSLQKKGKNVEINITDTGTGIPVNEQPFIFDRYKQVDKSAKKQGYGLGLAIVKKIMDLHDTTITVLSKPKEGSSFIFNLPAYQV; from the coding sequence ATGAGTCAAAAAGAAAAAACATTAACGCCCAAGCTAATTAAAAAACTTTGGTTGGCCTTTATCCTTCTTGTCTTATTGATGGGGGCTTCATTCATATTTATTACAGGCTATTTTGCCAATAAATATAGCCAAGAGACTACGCAACGCCTTAATGCTGATGTTGCCCATCACGTTATAGCCGAAAAGTTTAAAGACGCCTCACCATTTCTTGAAGACGGCAGTGTAAACAAGCCTCTTTTTGGTGACTTGATGCACGATATGATGGCCGTAAACCAGAGTATTGAAGTCTATTTATTGAATGAAACTGGAGAAGTTTTGTATTCCGTAGTATTAGATCATGGTGATAAAAGTTCTATCAAAAGTGTTTCTTTAACGCCTATAGAATTCTTCATTAAAAATAAAGGGGAACGTTTTGTTTTAGGTGATGACCCTAGAAATATTGGAGAGCAAAAGATATTTTCTGCTGCTCCTTACTCTGTTGATGGTCGTAACGGATTTGTTTATATTGTTCTTGCCGGCGAAAAATTCCAAGAAGTAAGTGATAACCTATTAAGTCAATATTTCACCAAATTAGGAATTGGTGCAACCTTATTGACCATGCTTTTTTCTCTGATTATTGGCCTTATTGCTATTTGGTTCTTAACCAAAAATTTGCGTTTAATTACAAAAACGGTTCGGAAATTCCATGATGGAGATTTACAAGCACGAATAGTAAATCCTGAAAAATCGGATATTGAAGTATTTGCAAACTCATTTAATGAAATGGCCGATAGTATTGTTGGGAATATGGATAAAATGCAATCTATTGATTTGTTACGAAGGGAATTAATTGCCAATGTTTCCCACGACCTTAGGACTCCCTTGGCTATTTTAAAAGGTTATATTGAAACTTTACAGATTAAAAACGATTCACTTTCCGAAATTCAAAAGCAAGAATATCTTCAAATTACTCATGATAACGTAGATAAGCTTTCCAACTTGATCAATCAACTTTTTGAATATTCTAAATTAGAGGCCGAACAAGTAACACCTGTAAAAGAACCGTTTTCCATTACAGAACTTTCTCATGATTTGATTGCGAAGTTTAGAGTGTTGGCAGAACAGAAGCAAATTAACCTTCAACTAGACAATCCTGAAGAAAACTGTATGGTCTTTGCAGATGTTAGTCTTGTGGAAAGAGCTTTACAGAACCTGATTGAAAATGCACTTAAGTACACCCAAGCGAATGGAAAGGTTACGCTATCACTTCAAAAGAAAGGAAAAAATGTTGAAATCAACATAACTGATACTGGTACCGGAATTCCTGTAAATGAACAGCCTTTTATATTTGACCGTTACAAACAGGTAGATAAAAGTGCTAAAAAGCAAGGTTATGGCCTTGGTTTGGCCATAGTTAAAAAGATAATGGATTTACATGACACCACTATTACCGTGTTGAGCAAACCTAAAGAAGGAAGTTCTTTTATCTTCAACCTTCCAGCTTATCAAGTTTAA